From Eptesicus fuscus isolate TK198812 chromosome 13, DD_ASM_mEF_20220401, whole genome shotgun sequence, the proteins below share one genomic window:
- the LOC103303472 gene encoding olfactory receptor 52B6, whose translation MALLSANSIAATNNSDTRMAGCFLIGIPGLEYLHIWLSIPFCTMYVAALASNSILICVILSQPSLHEPMYIFLSMLASADVLLSTATMPKALANFWLGSGHISFDGCLTQMFFIHFLFVADSAVLLAMAFDRYVAICSPLRYATILTSTVIGKITAATLTRSFIIMFPSIFLLKRLHYCRINIIAHTFCEHMGIARLSCSDISINVWYGLAAALLSTGLDIILIAVSYIRILRAVFQLPSQDARSKALSTCGSHVCVILLFYIPALFSVFAYRFGGRLIPSYVHILLANLYVVIPPMLNPIIYGVRTKPILEGAKQMFSNLIKECN comes from the coding sequence ATGGCTCTCTTATCTGCTAACAGCATAGCTGCTACAAACAACTCAGACACTCGCATGGCAGGCTGCTTCCTCATTGGTATCCCTGGGTTGGAGTATCTACACATCTGGCTCTCCATCCCCTTCTGTACCATGTATGTAGCTGCCCTGGCAAGCAACAGCATTTTAATTTGTGTTATTCTCTCCCAGCCAAGCCTGCATGAGCCCATGTACATATTTTTGTCCATGTTGGCCAGTGCTGATGTCTTGCTCTCCACTGCCACGATGCCCAAAGCACTGGCCAACTTCTGGTTAGGTTCTGGCCACATTTCCTTTGATGGCTGCCTCACCCAGATGTTCTTCATCCACTTCCTCTTTGTGGCTGACTCTGCAGTCCTGTTGGCCATGGCCTTTGATCGCTATGTTGCCATCTGCTCCCCTCTGCGGTATGCCACCATCCTCACAAGCACGGTCATTGGGAAGATCACTGCTGCCACCCTGACCCGCAGCTTCATCATCATGTTTCCATCCATCTTTCTCCTCAAGCGCCTGCACTATTGCCGGATCAACATCATTGCACACACATTTTGTGAGCACATGGGCATTGCCCGTCTGTCCTGTTCTGATATCTCCATCAATGTCTGGTATGGGCTGGCAGCTGCTCTACTCTCCACTGGCCTGGACATCATCCTTATCGCTGTTTCCTACATCCGCATCCTCCGAGCTGTCTTTCAACTCCCTTCTCAAGATGCCCGGTCCAAGGCCCTGAGCACTTGTGGATCCCATGTCTGTGTCATTTTACTCTTCTACATTCCTGCCCTCTTTTCTGTCTTTGCCTATAGGTTTGGTGGGAGACTCATCCCAAGCTATGTCCACATCCTTCTGGCCAATCTCTATGTGGTCATCCCACCAATGCTCAATCCTATTATTTATGGAGTGAGGACCAAGCCAATTTTGGAAGGGGCTAAACAGATGTTTTCAAACCTTATCAAGGAATGTAACTAA